In the genome of Pyrobaculum islandicum DSM 4184, the window GCATAGAACATAAAAGATGGTTTGCCGACGTAGTCTCTTGTCGTAGATCTGCCGACGTTACACGCGTTATAGACATTGTTGAAAAAGTTGTATATTAATAGCTACGCGTTAGTGATAAACGTGTCTACAGCTCTTGACGCAGGAGTCGCCGGAAGCCGTTACCTACGTCTCCTATTGAAACAAAACGAGGTAAAGGTAGACGATGCCCTGGGAAGGATATATCAGCTATTAGCTGAGCTAGGCTATTTTGTAAAACGTGGCGATAAATACAAGCGTACAAACAAAGTGTTGCCTACTGTATCTAGCCGTCTACTCGGCGCAGTTTTTGACGACATAATCATCCCCCATCTCCTTGGCGAAGCCTTTAGACTAAATCACGAGGCGCTTTTTGCCGCAACAGCACTTTTCCAATCGCTAAGAGTAAGAGCGTCGACGAAAATAGGTAGAGGAGAGCTGGCGCTGGTGGCGGGCTGGCTTCCCTGTGGCTTCTCTACAGAGATATCTGCAGCAACGGGGGCAGACCTTGTGGTATTAGACGAACACTGGGAAGTCTTAGCGCTTGAGGAAGAGCGCGTCTCAATACGGTTACCTCTAGAGCTGGAAAAAATCGGCGAATCTATGTCCGTCTCTCTCTACGTCAGCTTTGAGGTAGGGCGTATAGACGATCTACCCGCGGACAAATATGGGCTGTTCTCCTTCGCAATTATATGCCACAGGGGAGTAGATTTAAAAAGAGTCCGGGAGCTGGCGAAGAGAGTATATAGGGTAAATTTCATGGGAGCCCTCGGGATATTTGCAGACCTTATCTCAGAGACGTTAGGCCTAGGCAGAGGCGAAGAATGCGGCCGGGGTGGGAAGATTATATATAGAGACTCAGACCTCTGTATAACAGATGTATCGAAAGAAGGAGAGTAACCCAGTTGTTTTTATGGGCGTCGGCGAAGTTGGAAAAACCACATATATCTATAGGATACTCGGGATTGCAAAAACGCCGAGAGTTACCCGGAGGCCCGGCGTCTATCAGATAGTAGTTGGAAACAAGGAGTTGTATCTCGTAGATACGCCAGGTCAATACGCCGTAGAAGTAGCACAAAAATATTACAAGGCTATGAGGGTCTTTGGTATTTCGACCTAATTGTGTATATGTTGTAGATCAGAGCTTTCTAGATATGAAAAAGTGGTGGTTAAGCCAAGTCTAGAGGTTGCTAGAGAGATATTTCTTCAAAATAGCGAGGTTTACTGTGGCGACGATTATGCGAATGTCGTAGTGGAGAAGATCTCAGAGTGGGGCGAGGGGTTGGGTTTTATGGCTCTCTATGGGGCGAAGTCTCTTCAATATTGCGACGAGGATCCCGCCGCCGTTGTGAAAGAAGCCAGGCGTGTATATGTGGAGAGACTTATGTCTTTTATAAAATCGGTGTATGCCTCTACGTGTTCAAAAGGTAGAGTTTTTATAAACGTATTGGCAAATAAATATCTTCCGCCTTCCATGGTTGCACAGTCTATACACTACGACGTAGTGGAGTCTAAAGTTAGGACGTTAGAAAAGCTCCTGGCGCTTATAGACAGAGTCACAAGGCCTCACAAAGAGTATGTAAAAATATTGGCGCTACAATCGGCGGGGGAGTTGAGACGGTTAATGAGACCCACTTGGTATATAAAGGCGCTAGGCGCAAAACTGGGGGTTATATAAAGAGGCTCTTCTAAAGGTGGCTGAGGAAGTGCGACGTCTCTGCGGCATAGCTTTACGGGAGATAGATATACGTATGTTAGTAAAGGCTTATGTAATTGCTTACGAGGCCTACGACGACTTAGCCAAGTCAATAGTTGCGCTTGCCTTGGGCAGAAGCCCGTGCCTAGGGAAGATGCAGCGGCTTTGCCAACGTGGTGTATTAAACGAAGCTGTGGTAGAGGCAATTCTAAACCCCTACAGACTGTCGATCGACGTTCCGCCCACAGTAGTGGGGGGCTTGAGTATTACGCAGGGAGGGGAGCTGAGGAGGTGGAGGAGAGGAGTTGGATCGAGGTGTTAAATACTCTATACGAGGCGGCTGAGAGAGTGAGGGTGGATTTAAGACCGTTTAGAGACTATGTGAAATTGGCGCTAGCCCGCGGGAATTTAATTACGAAAAAACTTGCGCTTGCGTTAATTCAATCTGTCGCCGTGGTGCCAGCTGAGGTTTTAGCAGCGGCTGTTGGAAAATGCGGTGGCGGGGACTGGCTATGGGGAAGTTATAAGACGGTATAAACCACCTGAGCGCTGTATTCAACCTATGTAAACTGTCTACAGCTTATTGCTACTGTTTTAAATAAACATGAAAGAGGGATTAAATATCAAGGCGCCGTTCTTAAAATACCATTTTCAGCAACTTTAGACTACTACAACAGACGTGGCCAACTATATACAAAGCTTGTGTTTATACTTGCCGGGTTTCTATTCCAAGAGCTTAAAAGAGTAAACAGGTCGCAGTGGTTTGAACAAATATCAACGTAGAATATTTATCAAAATATGTAAATAGATAAGTGAATCTAAAAACATTAGTGGCGTCAGTATTGGCATCTGTAGTTTCTGCCGACGTCCATACGGTATATGCCCTCGTCTCAGTTGCAAGAGACGAGCTTAGGGA includes:
- a CDS encoding Rab family GTPase, with amino-acid sequence MYRKKESNPVVFMGVGEVGKTTYIYRILGIAKTPRVTRRPGVYQIVVGNKELYLVDTPGQYAVEVAQKYYKAMRVFGIST